Proteins from a single region of Xenopus laevis strain J_2021 chromosome 9_10S, Xenopus_laevis_v10.1, whole genome shotgun sequence:
- the tgfb1i1.S gene encoding transforming growth factor beta-1-induced transcript 1 protein-like isoform X1 — translation MLLSDPFDVAPSGLKAVSILKSMCVDSIWNRVACALGNLALDAENSSIIHDSDALLADLQITTTPRCPVLLTDSPEKPQPAETRPPPPPYDPKTAMSNKTSHHETFPVDKDHLYSTVQKYPLPSVSPALGGGLCELDRLLNELNATQFNITDEIMSQFPTRDPNEQKAEAQKEAEKRALAASSATLELDRLMASLSDFHKQNTVSQEVEVPDSNKGSEEVFKPGDTEDPSSPRDTLDVPKALEDIPSPKSSEVMSTPGHMEVKIDQVNSDKVTASRLPDSVSGSKVPEATSVPRSDLDSMLVKLQSGLKQQGIETHSKGLCESCQRPIAGQVVTALGHTWHPEHFVCAHCHALIGTSNFFEKDGRPYCEKDYFMLYAPRCALCDLPIVQNMVTALGRTWHPEHFCCKICKKPIGEEGFHEKDGEQYCSDDYFRLFGAVCAGCTEAVKESYISALGGLWHPQCFVCHVCHTPFINGSFFEHEGLPLCETHYHSRRGSLCAGCEQPITGRCVAAMGKKFHPQHLSCTFCLRQLNKGTFREHDGKPYCQACYARLYG, via the exons ATGCACTACTCGCTGACCTCCAAATCACGACCACTCCACGTTGTCCAGTTTTACTAACAGATTCTCCTGAGAAACCTCAGCCTGCTGAGACTCGACCTCCTCCACCGCCCTACGATCCCAAG ACTGCAATGTCGAATAAAACGTCCCACCATGAGACCTTTCCAGTGGACAAGGACCATCTCTATAG cactgtacagaaaTATCCTTTGCCTTCTGTCTCGCCAGCCTTGGGTGGTGGGCTGTGTGAATTGGACCGACTTCTCAATGAACTCAACGCCACACAATTCAACATCACTG ATGAGATAATGTCCCAGTTCCCTACTCGGGATCCCAATGAACAGAAAGCTGAAGCACAGAAAGAGGCAGAGAAAAG GGCCCTCGCTGCCTCCTCTGCCACTCTTGAGTTGGACCGCCTGATGGCTTCCCTGTCTGATTTCCACAAGCAGAACACG GTATCACAAGAAGTGGAGGTTCCTGACTCTAATAAAGGCTCTGAGGAAGTTTTCAAACCTGGAGATACAGAAGACCCATCAAGCCCTAGAGACACACTTGATGTTCCTAAAGCTTTGGAGGACATACCAAGTCCTAAAAGTTCTGAGGTGATGTCCACCCCTGGGCATATGGAAGTCAAAATCGACCAAGTAAATTCTGATAAAGTAACAGCTTCCCGGTTGCCTGACTCTGTGTCTGGTTCCAAAGTTCCAGAAGCCACAAGTGTTCCAAGGAGTGATCTGGACTCCATGCTGGTAAAGCTTCAGTCTGGGCTCAAGCAACAAGGCATTGAAACGCACAGCAAGGGACTGTGTGAGAGCTGCCAACGACCTATAGCTGGGCAG GTGGTTACTGCTCTTGGACATACCTGGCACCCGGAGCACTTtgtgtgtgcccactgccatgcccTGATTGGCACTTCCAACTTCTTTGAGAAGGACGGACGGCCATATTGCGAGAAAGACTACTTTATGCTCTACGCCCCACGCTGTGCCCTGTGTGACTTGCCAATTGTGCAG aACATGGTTACGGCACTTGGTCGCACTTGGCACCCAGAGCATTTTTGTTGTAAAATCTGCAAAAAACCGATAGGGGAAGAGG GTTTCCATGAGAAGGATGGGGAACAGTATTGCTCAGACGACTATTTCCGGCTGTTTGGAGCTGTCTGTGCAGGCTGCACTGAGGCCGTGAAGGAGAGTTATATCTCTGCCCTGGGAGGCTTGTGGCACCCACAATGCTTTGTGTGTCAT gtGTGTCACACACCATTCATCAATGGAAGTTTCTTTGAACATGAAGGCTTACCTCTATGTGAGACTCATTACCACTCTCGTCGTGGCTCGCTGTGTGCTGGGTGTGAGCAGCCAATAACAGGGCGCTGCGTGGCTGCAATGGGCAAGAAGTTCCACCCCCAACACTTGAGTTGCACTTTTTGCCTCCGACAGCTGAACAAGGGCACCTTCCGGGAGCATGATGGGAAACCTTACTGCCAGGCTTGCTACGCCCGACTGTATGGGTAG
- the tgfb1i1.S gene encoding transforming growth factor beta-1-induced transcript 1 protein-like isoform X2: MCVDSIWNRVACALGNLALDAENSSIIHDSDALLADLQITTTPRCPVLLTDSPEKPQPAETRPPPPPYDPKTAMSNKTSHHETFPVDKDHLYSTVQKYPLPSVSPALGGGLCELDRLLNELNATQFNITDEIMSQFPTRDPNEQKAEAQKEAEKRALAASSATLELDRLMASLSDFHKQNTVSQEVEVPDSNKGSEEVFKPGDTEDPSSPRDTLDVPKALEDIPSPKSSEVMSTPGHMEVKIDQVNSDKVTASRLPDSVSGSKVPEATSVPRSDLDSMLVKLQSGLKQQGIETHSKGLCESCQRPIAGQVVTALGHTWHPEHFVCAHCHALIGTSNFFEKDGRPYCEKDYFMLYAPRCALCDLPIVQNMVTALGRTWHPEHFCCKICKKPIGEEGFHEKDGEQYCSDDYFRLFGAVCAGCTEAVKESYISALGGLWHPQCFVCHVCHTPFINGSFFEHEGLPLCETHYHSRRGSLCAGCEQPITGRCVAAMGKKFHPQHLSCTFCLRQLNKGTFREHDGKPYCQACYARLYG, from the exons ATGCACTACTCGCTGACCTCCAAATCACGACCACTCCACGTTGTCCAGTTTTACTAACAGATTCTCCTGAGAAACCTCAGCCTGCTGAGACTCGACCTCCTCCACCGCCCTACGATCCCAAG ACTGCAATGTCGAATAAAACGTCCCACCATGAGACCTTTCCAGTGGACAAGGACCATCTCTATAG cactgtacagaaaTATCCTTTGCCTTCTGTCTCGCCAGCCTTGGGTGGTGGGCTGTGTGAATTGGACCGACTTCTCAATGAACTCAACGCCACACAATTCAACATCACTG ATGAGATAATGTCCCAGTTCCCTACTCGGGATCCCAATGAACAGAAAGCTGAAGCACAGAAAGAGGCAGAGAAAAG GGCCCTCGCTGCCTCCTCTGCCACTCTTGAGTTGGACCGCCTGATGGCTTCCCTGTCTGATTTCCACAAGCAGAACACG GTATCACAAGAAGTGGAGGTTCCTGACTCTAATAAAGGCTCTGAGGAAGTTTTCAAACCTGGAGATACAGAAGACCCATCAAGCCCTAGAGACACACTTGATGTTCCTAAAGCTTTGGAGGACATACCAAGTCCTAAAAGTTCTGAGGTGATGTCCACCCCTGGGCATATGGAAGTCAAAATCGACCAAGTAAATTCTGATAAAGTAACAGCTTCCCGGTTGCCTGACTCTGTGTCTGGTTCCAAAGTTCCAGAAGCCACAAGTGTTCCAAGGAGTGATCTGGACTCCATGCTGGTAAAGCTTCAGTCTGGGCTCAAGCAACAAGGCATTGAAACGCACAGCAAGGGACTGTGTGAGAGCTGCCAACGACCTATAGCTGGGCAG GTGGTTACTGCTCTTGGACATACCTGGCACCCGGAGCACTTtgtgtgtgcccactgccatgcccTGATTGGCACTTCCAACTTCTTTGAGAAGGACGGACGGCCATATTGCGAGAAAGACTACTTTATGCTCTACGCCCCACGCTGTGCCCTGTGTGACTTGCCAATTGTGCAG aACATGGTTACGGCACTTGGTCGCACTTGGCACCCAGAGCATTTTTGTTGTAAAATCTGCAAAAAACCGATAGGGGAAGAGG GTTTCCATGAGAAGGATGGGGAACAGTATTGCTCAGACGACTATTTCCGGCTGTTTGGAGCTGTCTGTGCAGGCTGCACTGAGGCCGTGAAGGAGAGTTATATCTCTGCCCTGGGAGGCTTGTGGCACCCACAATGCTTTGTGTGTCAT gtGTGTCACACACCATTCATCAATGGAAGTTTCTTTGAACATGAAGGCTTACCTCTATGTGAGACTCATTACCACTCTCGTCGTGGCTCGCTGTGTGCTGGGTGTGAGCAGCCAATAACAGGGCGCTGCGTGGCTGCAATGGGCAAGAAGTTCCACCCCCAACACTTGAGTTGCACTTTTTGCCTCCGACAGCTGAACAAGGGCACCTTCCGGGAGCATGATGGGAAACCTTACTGCCAGGCTTGCTACGCCCGACTGTATGGGTAG
- the tgfb1i1.S gene encoding transforming growth factor beta-1-induced transcript 1 protein-like isoform X3: protein MEDLDALLADLQITTTPRCPVLLTDSPEKPQPAETRPPPPPYDPKTAMSNKTSHHETFPVDKDHLYSTVQKYPLPSVSPALGGGLCELDRLLNELNATQFNITDEIMSQFPTRDPNEQKAEAQKEAEKRALAASSATLELDRLMASLSDFHKQNTVSQEVEVPDSNKGSEEVFKPGDTEDPSSPRDTLDVPKALEDIPSPKSSEVMSTPGHMEVKIDQVNSDKVTASRLPDSVSGSKVPEATSVPRSDLDSMLVKLQSGLKQQGIETHSKGLCESCQRPIAGQVVTALGHTWHPEHFVCAHCHALIGTSNFFEKDGRPYCEKDYFMLYAPRCALCDLPIVQNMVTALGRTWHPEHFCCKICKKPIGEEGFHEKDGEQYCSDDYFRLFGAVCAGCTEAVKESYISALGGLWHPQCFVCHVCHTPFINGSFFEHEGLPLCETHYHSRRGSLCAGCEQPITGRCVAAMGKKFHPQHLSCTFCLRQLNKGTFREHDGKPYCQACYARLYG from the exons ATGCACTACTCGCTGACCTCCAAATCACGACCACTCCACGTTGTCCAGTTTTACTAACAGATTCTCCTGAGAAACCTCAGCCTGCTGAGACTCGACCTCCTCCACCGCCCTACGATCCCAAG ACTGCAATGTCGAATAAAACGTCCCACCATGAGACCTTTCCAGTGGACAAGGACCATCTCTATAG cactgtacagaaaTATCCTTTGCCTTCTGTCTCGCCAGCCTTGGGTGGTGGGCTGTGTGAATTGGACCGACTTCTCAATGAACTCAACGCCACACAATTCAACATCACTG ATGAGATAATGTCCCAGTTCCCTACTCGGGATCCCAATGAACAGAAAGCTGAAGCACAGAAAGAGGCAGAGAAAAG GGCCCTCGCTGCCTCCTCTGCCACTCTTGAGTTGGACCGCCTGATGGCTTCCCTGTCTGATTTCCACAAGCAGAACACG GTATCACAAGAAGTGGAGGTTCCTGACTCTAATAAAGGCTCTGAGGAAGTTTTCAAACCTGGAGATACAGAAGACCCATCAAGCCCTAGAGACACACTTGATGTTCCTAAAGCTTTGGAGGACATACCAAGTCCTAAAAGTTCTGAGGTGATGTCCACCCCTGGGCATATGGAAGTCAAAATCGACCAAGTAAATTCTGATAAAGTAACAGCTTCCCGGTTGCCTGACTCTGTGTCTGGTTCCAAAGTTCCAGAAGCCACAAGTGTTCCAAGGAGTGATCTGGACTCCATGCTGGTAAAGCTTCAGTCTGGGCTCAAGCAACAAGGCATTGAAACGCACAGCAAGGGACTGTGTGAGAGCTGCCAACGACCTATAGCTGGGCAG GTGGTTACTGCTCTTGGACATACCTGGCACCCGGAGCACTTtgtgtgtgcccactgccatgcccTGATTGGCACTTCCAACTTCTTTGAGAAGGACGGACGGCCATATTGCGAGAAAGACTACTTTATGCTCTACGCCCCACGCTGTGCCCTGTGTGACTTGCCAATTGTGCAG aACATGGTTACGGCACTTGGTCGCACTTGGCACCCAGAGCATTTTTGTTGTAAAATCTGCAAAAAACCGATAGGGGAAGAGG GTTTCCATGAGAAGGATGGGGAACAGTATTGCTCAGACGACTATTTCCGGCTGTTTGGAGCTGTCTGTGCAGGCTGCACTGAGGCCGTGAAGGAGAGTTATATCTCTGCCCTGGGAGGCTTGTGGCACCCACAATGCTTTGTGTGTCAT gtGTGTCACACACCATTCATCAATGGAAGTTTCTTTGAACATGAAGGCTTACCTCTATGTGAGACTCATTACCACTCTCGTCGTGGCTCGCTGTGTGCTGGGTGTGAGCAGCCAATAACAGGGCGCTGCGTGGCTGCAATGGGCAAGAAGTTCCACCCCCAACACTTGAGTTGCACTTTTTGCCTCCGACAGCTGAACAAGGGCACCTTCCGGGAGCATGATGGGAAACCTTACTGCCAGGCTTGCTACGCCCGACTGTATGGGTAG
- the tgfb1i1.S gene encoding transforming growth factor beta-1-induced transcript 1 protein-like isoform X4: protein MSNKTSHHETFPVDKDHLYSTVQKYPLPSVSPALGGGLCELDRLLNELNATQFNITDEIMSQFPTRDPNEQKAEAQKEAEKRALAASSATLELDRLMASLSDFHKQNTVSQEVEVPDSNKGSEEVFKPGDTEDPSSPRDTLDVPKALEDIPSPKSSEVMSTPGHMEVKIDQVNSDKVTASRLPDSVSGSKVPEATSVPRSDLDSMLVKLQSGLKQQGIETHSKGLCESCQRPIAGQVVTALGHTWHPEHFVCAHCHALIGTSNFFEKDGRPYCEKDYFMLYAPRCALCDLPIVQNMVTALGRTWHPEHFCCKICKKPIGEEGFHEKDGEQYCSDDYFRLFGAVCAGCTEAVKESYISALGGLWHPQCFVCHVCHTPFINGSFFEHEGLPLCETHYHSRRGSLCAGCEQPITGRCVAAMGKKFHPQHLSCTFCLRQLNKGTFREHDGKPYCQACYARLYG from the exons ATGTCGAATAAAACGTCCCACCATGAGACCTTTCCAGTGGACAAGGACCATCTCTATAG cactgtacagaaaTATCCTTTGCCTTCTGTCTCGCCAGCCTTGGGTGGTGGGCTGTGTGAATTGGACCGACTTCTCAATGAACTCAACGCCACACAATTCAACATCACTG ATGAGATAATGTCCCAGTTCCCTACTCGGGATCCCAATGAACAGAAAGCTGAAGCACAGAAAGAGGCAGAGAAAAG GGCCCTCGCTGCCTCCTCTGCCACTCTTGAGTTGGACCGCCTGATGGCTTCCCTGTCTGATTTCCACAAGCAGAACACG GTATCACAAGAAGTGGAGGTTCCTGACTCTAATAAAGGCTCTGAGGAAGTTTTCAAACCTGGAGATACAGAAGACCCATCAAGCCCTAGAGACACACTTGATGTTCCTAAAGCTTTGGAGGACATACCAAGTCCTAAAAGTTCTGAGGTGATGTCCACCCCTGGGCATATGGAAGTCAAAATCGACCAAGTAAATTCTGATAAAGTAACAGCTTCCCGGTTGCCTGACTCTGTGTCTGGTTCCAAAGTTCCAGAAGCCACAAGTGTTCCAAGGAGTGATCTGGACTCCATGCTGGTAAAGCTTCAGTCTGGGCTCAAGCAACAAGGCATTGAAACGCACAGCAAGGGACTGTGTGAGAGCTGCCAACGACCTATAGCTGGGCAG GTGGTTACTGCTCTTGGACATACCTGGCACCCGGAGCACTTtgtgtgtgcccactgccatgcccTGATTGGCACTTCCAACTTCTTTGAGAAGGACGGACGGCCATATTGCGAGAAAGACTACTTTATGCTCTACGCCCCACGCTGTGCCCTGTGTGACTTGCCAATTGTGCAG aACATGGTTACGGCACTTGGTCGCACTTGGCACCCAGAGCATTTTTGTTGTAAAATCTGCAAAAAACCGATAGGGGAAGAGG GTTTCCATGAGAAGGATGGGGAACAGTATTGCTCAGACGACTATTTCCGGCTGTTTGGAGCTGTCTGTGCAGGCTGCACTGAGGCCGTGAAGGAGAGTTATATCTCTGCCCTGGGAGGCTTGTGGCACCCACAATGCTTTGTGTGTCAT gtGTGTCACACACCATTCATCAATGGAAGTTTCTTTGAACATGAAGGCTTACCTCTATGTGAGACTCATTACCACTCTCGTCGTGGCTCGCTGTGTGCTGGGTGTGAGCAGCCAATAACAGGGCGCTGCGTGGCTGCAATGGGCAAGAAGTTCCACCCCCAACACTTGAGTTGCACTTTTTGCCTCCGACAGCTGAACAAGGGCACCTTCCGGGAGCATGATGGGAAACCTTACTGCCAGGCTTGCTACGCCCGACTGTATGGGTAG